One Coffea arabica cultivar ET-39 chromosome 5c, Coffea Arabica ET-39 HiFi, whole genome shotgun sequence DNA window includes the following coding sequences:
- the LOC113688983 gene encoding protein DETOXIFICATION 40-like, which produces MDSSSNDAGQPLLPRTNTQISKELEEILCDNEQPLLQRYRAATWIEMKLLFHLAAPAVIVYMINYLMSMSTQIFSGHLGNLELAAASLGNTGIQIFAYGLMLGMGSAVETLCGQAFGAKKFEMLGIYLQRSTILLSLTGVLLTIIYVFSKPILIFLGQSPDIASAAALFVYGLIPQIFGYAVNFPIQKFMQAQSIVQPSAYISTATLVLHLVLSWLVVYKIGLGLLGASLVLSISWWIIVIGQFIYIVKSEKCKKTWTGFTLQAFSGLWGFFKLSAASAVMLCLEAWYFQILVLLAGLLPNPKLALDSLSICTTISGWVLMVSVGFNAAASVRVSNELGAGHPKSAAFSVVVVNVISFIICVIAAIVILALRRVLSYAFTEGEVVADAVSDLSPLLALTLVLNGIQPVLSGVAVGCGWQAFVAYVNVGCYYLVGIPLGSLLGFYFQLGAKGLWSGMLGGTVMQTIILLWVTVRTNWTKEVEAALKRLDKWEDRKKEALLKG; this is translated from the exons ATGGATTCTTCATCCAATGATGCTGGTCAGCCACTGCTGCCAAGAACAAATACTCAAATCAGCAAAGAGCTTGAAGAAATATTATGCGATAATGAACAACCATTGCTGCAACGTTACCGGGCGGCGACTTGGATTGAGATGAAGCTCCTTTTTCACTTAGCAGCACCAGCTGTGATTGTTTACATGATCAACTACCTTATGTCCATGTCCACACAGATTTTCTCTGGGCATCTTGGCAATCTTGAACTTGCTGCTGCTTCCCTTGGCAACACTGGGATTCAGATTTTTGCCTATGGTCTCATG CTAGGAATGGGAAGTGCAGTTGAAACACTGTGTGGACAAGCATTTGGAGCAAAAAAGTTTGAGATGCTAGGCATATATCTTCAAAGATCAACCATACTCTTGAGTTTAACTGGTGTTTTGCTGACCATAATCTATGTTTTCTCCAAGCCAATCCTTATATTTCTGGGCCAATCACCAGATATTGCATCAGCAGCAGCCTTATTCGTGTATGGTTTGATCCCGCAAATCTTTGGCTATGCAGTAAACTTCCCAATTCAAAAATTCATGCAAGCTCAAAGCATAGtgcaaccaagtgcatatatATCAACAGCAACATTAGTCCTGCATCTTGTCTTGAGTTGGCTTGTAGTTTACAAAATTGGGCTTGGTTTATTGGGTGCATCACTTGTTTTGAGCATTTCATGGTGGATAATTGTGATTGGACAATTTATTTACatagtgaaaagtgaaaaatgcaagaaaacttGGACTGGTTTTACTCTACAAGCCTTTAGTGGTCTTTGGGGGTTCTTCAAATTGTCAGCGGCATCAGCAGTTATGTTGTGTTTGGAGGCTTGGTATTTTCAGATTCTTGTTTTATTGGCTGGTTTGCTTCCTAATCCTAAATTGGCTCTGGATTCTCTGTCCATTTG CACAACAATTTCTGGATGGGTACTTATGGTCTCAGTTGGATTTAATGCAGCAGCAAG TGTGAGGGTTAGCAATGAACTTGGAGCAGGACATCCAAAATCAGCAGCATTTTCAGTGGTAGTTGTGAATGTGATCTCTTTCATAATTTGTGTGATTGCGGCAATTGTCATCCTTGCTCTGCGCCGGGTTTTGAGCTATGCATTCACGGAAGGTGAAGTGGTTGCAGATGCCGTCTCTGATCTTTCCCCACTTCTGGCCCTCACTCTTGTTCTTAATGGCATCCAACCTGTTTTGTCAG GTGTGGCTGTTGGATGTGGATGGCAAGCATTTGTTGCATACGTGAATGTGGGATGTTACTATTTAGTCGGAATCCCGTTGGGTTCTCTACTCGGCTTTTACTTCCAACTTGGTGCAaag GGACTATGGTCCGGCATGTTGGGAGGTACTGTAATGCAGACAATTATTTTATTATGGGTGACAGTTCGAACAAATTGGACTAAGGAG GTCGAAGCAGCTTTGAAGAGATTAGACAAATGGGAAGATCGGAAGAAAGAAGCTCTTCTCAAAGGCTGA
- the LOC113688833 gene encoding uncharacterized protein: MPFSKPFLCTTVNPPAFGFSILLKIEINPIWSSPEAFASKQAMKEMAQTRRLNKECEEPTFGVGSIGKVRVLMMQELDSVSSRRRPTNATVPVSVYCCEKRRRSVQVKKTKSDQRNSTSTGCKSSILSSDTRRSSGISSRKKVHNQSPSAQSIPMLESEDISLERTPARGCQERRKTRIVEIVDLKCGNSGKGWSSPITDQLRRLSFSKLSD, translated from the exons ATGCCCTTTTCTAAGCCATTCCTCTGCACCACAGTGAATCCACCAGCTTTTGGTTTCTCCATCCTCCTG AAAATTGAGATCAATCCCATCTGGAGTTCGCCTGAAGCTTTTGCTTCAAAGCAAGCTATGAAGGAAATGGCTCAAACTAGGAGGCTTAATAAGGAATGTGAAGAGCCAACATTTGGTGTTGGAAGCATTGGCAAAGTAAGAGTTCTTATGATGCAAGAGTTGGATTCCGTGTCTTCTAGACGAAGACCTACCAATGCTACTGTGCCAGTTTCAGTCTACTGTTGTGAGAAAAGAAGAAGATCAGTACAAGTCAAGAAGACTAAATCTGATCAGAGAAACAGCACTAGTACTGGTTGCAAAAGCAGCATTTTAAGCAGTGATACAAGAAGATCATCAGGAATAAGCAGTCGAAAGAAAGTTCATAATCAAAGTCCATCTGCTCAATCCATTCCTATGTTGGAATCAGAAGACATTTCTCTGGAAAGAACTCCAGCCAGAGGCTGTCAAGAGAGGCGAAAAACTCGAATAGTCGAAATTGTGGATCTAAAATGTGGGAATTCTGGGAAAGGATGGTCTTCTCCTATTACTGATCAGCTCAGAAGGCTCAGTTTCTCAAAGCTTTCTGATTGA
- the LOC113723420 gene encoding glutamate receptor 3.7 isoform X1, with translation MKLTVLMLVIFLLLVLLDNSVDCQRPSVVKIGAVFTFNSVIGRAAKAAMELAVSDINADPRILNGTQLKLIKEDAECNVFLGSMRAFQVLDNEVVAIIGPESSPIAHMISQIANGLHVPLVSYAATDPTLSALQFPYFLRSTHSDFYQMEAVADFINFYGWKEVIAIFIDNDYGRNGISVLGDELTEKMAKISYKLALPSQFDVNFITDVLNNSKYLGPRVYVVHINPDPMLRFFHIAQQLNMMTSEYVWLATDWLSSTLDSLSKDNQDLFSILEGVIVFRPHTPTTTLKKAFVSRWRKLQQRDTVHSGLNVYGLYAYDTVWAVAHAIDKILKQHINISFSSSGTLQDAKTNRMQLGKFKVFNGGELLLKILSETNLTGLTGQIRFNADRNIIITGYEVVNIVRMVTRVVSYWSNHTGFSLLPPEFRKENQTSYSHPDQKIDNVTWPGGMTKKPRGWVIANGGRPLRIGIPKRASFTEFVTELDKSHNVQGYCINLFDEARQLVPYDVPSTFVPFGNGLSNPNYDALVKMVADGVFDAAIGDIAIVTNRTRNADFTQPFAATGLVIVVPIDNSKSTPWVFVKPFALKLWAVIAISFVVIAVVIWILEHRVNDEFRGPPKQQLRTMFLFSFSTLFKTNQEKTISPLSRMVMVVWLFLLMVVTSSYTASLTSILTVQQLSSSTITGIDSLIASDWPIGYQVGSFAYSYLKDNLNIRKSRLVSLGSPEEYEKALRQGPKSGGVAAIVDELPYIELFLSNRTDFIIVGQPFTKGGWGFAFQKDSPLAVDMSTAILKLAESGKLQEIHHKWFCKPECPAQRIHNPDPNQLHLRSFLELFILCGVFSLGALLLFLFRVARQYARYQKKQMETPTSSTTLSSNVHCSKVLHNFFDFIDEKEEAIKRYFNQHNNSQSQVS, from the exons ATGAAACTGACAGTGCTGATGCTAGTAATCTTTCTGCTATTGGTGCTACTTGACAATTCTGTGGACTGTCAAAGGCCTAGTGTTGTAAAAATTGGTGCAGTTTTTACTTTCAATTCAGTTATTGGCAGAGCTGCAAAGGCTGCCATGGAACTTGCTGTTTCGGATATCAATGCTGATCCTCGAATCCTGAATGGAACCCAATTGAAGTTGATTAAGGAGGATGCTGAATGCAACGTCTTTTTAGGATCCATGAGAG CATTTCAGGTACTTGATAATGAAGTAGTTGCAATTATTGGCCCAGAGTCTTCTCCGATAGCTCATATGATCTCTCAAATTGCTAATGGGCTTCATGTGCCCCTTGTCTCGTATGCTGCCACTGATCCAACTTTATCAGCCTTACAATTTCCTTACTTTCTACGAAGTACACATAGTGACTTTTATCAAATGGAGGCTGTGGCTGATTTtatcaacttttatggatggaAAGAGGTTATTGCCATCTTTATTGACAATGATTATGGAAGAAATGGGATATCTGTTTTAGGGGATGAGCTCACAGAGAAGATGGCTAAAATTTCTTATAAACTAGCCTTACCATCTCAATTTGATGTGAATTTTATTACTGACGTTCTTAACAATTCCAAGTATTTAGGTCCTCGTGTTTATGTTGTGCACATTAATCCTGACCCAATGTTGAGATTCTTCCACATAGCACAGCAGCTCAACATGATGACTAGTGAATATGTTTGGCTTGCAACTGATTGGCTTTCTTCCACTTTAGATTCACTATCAAAAGACAATCAAGATTTGTTCAGCATTCTTGAAGGTGTAATTGTGTTTCGGCCTCATACTCCTACAACCACCCTGAAGAAAGCCTTTGTGTCTCGGTGGAGGAAACTACAGCAAAGAGATACAGTACATTCAGGATTGAATGTGTATGGACTTTATGCATATGACACAGTATGGGCAGTTGCACATGCAATcgacaaaattttaaaacagcATATCaacatttcattttcttccagCGGCACATTACAAGATGCAAAGACAAATAGGATGCAGCTCGGGAAGTTTAAAGTTTTCAATGGTGGAGAACTTCTGCTCAAAATTTTGTCAGAAACAAACCTCACTGGCTTAACTGGCCAGATTCGATTTAATGCAGATAGGAACATTATCATAACTGGTTATGAGGTTGTCAACATTGTGCGAATGGTAACCCGCGTAGTCAGTTATTGGTCAAACCATACTGGTTTCTCTCTTTTGCCACCTGAATTCCGCAAGGAAAATCAGACCAGCTATTCCCATCCAGATCAAAAGATTGACAATGTTACATGGCCTGGTGGGATGACTAAAAAGCCACGTGGATGGGTGATTGCCAATGGCGGAAGGCCACTCAGAATTGGAATTCCCAAGAGGGCCAGTTTTACAGAGTTTGTAACTGAATTGGACAAAAGCCACAATGTTCAAGGTTATTGCATTAACCTGTTTGATGAGGCACGACAACTAGTTCCATATGATGTTCCTTCCACATTTGTGCCTTTTGGCAATGGTCTTTCCAATCCAAACTATGATGCTTTGGTGAAAATGGTGGCTGATGGT GTTTTTGATGCAGCTATTGGGGATATTGCTATTGTGACAAACAGAACGAGGAACGCTGATTTCACTCAGCCCTTTGCTGCTACTGGGCTTGTCATAGTTGTTCCTATTGACAATTCAAAGTCAACTCCTTGGGTCTTTGTCAAACCCTTTGCATTGAAACTTTGGGCTGTCATTGCAATCTCTTTTGTTGTAATAGCAGTTGTTATATGGATACTTGAGCATCGCGTCAATGATGAATTTCGTGGCCCTCCTAAACAACAGCTTAGAACAATGTTCCT GTTTAGCTTCTCAACTCTATTCAAGACAAATC AAGAAAAAACAATAAGCCCGCTGTCACGAATGGTGATGGTGGTCTGGCTCTTCCTCTTGATGGTTGTTACATCAAGTTACACAGCAAGCTTGACATCAATCCTTACAGTCCAGCAGCTTTCATCATCTACTATCACGGGAATTGACAGCTTGATTGCCAGTGATTGGCCTATTGGTTATCAAGTCGGATCATTTGCTTATAGCTATCTAAAGGACAATCTCAACATACGAAAATCAAGACTTGTGTCTCTAGGCTCCCCAGAAGAATATGAGAAAGCCCTCAGGCAAGGGCCAAAATCTGGAGGGGTGGCTGCTATAGTGGACGAGCTTCCGTACATTGAATTGTTTCTTTCCAACCGCACTGATTTTATAATTGTTGGACAGCCATTTACAAAGGGTGGTTGGGGCTTT GCTTTTCAGAAGGACTCCCCCCTTGCAGTGGACATGTCAACAGCAATCCTAAAGCTTGCAGAGAGTGGGAAACTCCAGGAGATCCATCACAAATGGTTCTGTAAGCCAGAATGTCCAGCACAGAGGATACACAACCCTGATCCTAATCAGCTGCATTTAAGAAGCTTTTTGGAACTGTTTATACTATGCGGTGTTTTCAGCCTTGGAGCCCTTTTACTGTTTCTATTCAGAGTTGCTAGGCAATATGCAAGGTACCAGAAGAAGCAGATGGAAACTCCTACTTCTTCAACCACACTCTCATCAAACGTACATTGTTCAAAGGTCCTTCACAACTTCTTTGACTTCATTGATGAGAAGGAAGAGGCAATCAAAAGATACTTCAATCAGCACAACAACTCTCAGTCTCAAGTGAGTTGA
- the LOC113723420 gene encoding glutamate receptor 3.7 isoform X2, whose product MISQIANGLHVPLVSYAATDPTLSALQFPYFLRSTHSDFYQMEAVADFINFYGWKEVIAIFIDNDYGRNGISVLGDELTEKMAKISYKLALPSQFDVNFITDVLNNSKYLGPRVYVVHINPDPMLRFFHIAQQLNMMTSEYVWLATDWLSSTLDSLSKDNQDLFSILEGVIVFRPHTPTTTLKKAFVSRWRKLQQRDTVHSGLNVYGLYAYDTVWAVAHAIDKILKQHINISFSSSGTLQDAKTNRMQLGKFKVFNGGELLLKILSETNLTGLTGQIRFNADRNIIITGYEVVNIVRMVTRVVSYWSNHTGFSLLPPEFRKENQTSYSHPDQKIDNVTWPGGMTKKPRGWVIANGGRPLRIGIPKRASFTEFVTELDKSHNVQGYCINLFDEARQLVPYDVPSTFVPFGNGLSNPNYDALVKMVADGVFDAAIGDIAIVTNRTRNADFTQPFAATGLVIVVPIDNSKSTPWVFVKPFALKLWAVIAISFVVIAVVIWILEHRVNDEFRGPPKQQLRTMFLFSFSTLFKTNQEKTISPLSRMVMVVWLFLLMVVTSSYTASLTSILTVQQLSSSTITGIDSLIASDWPIGYQVGSFAYSYLKDNLNIRKSRLVSLGSPEEYEKALRQGPKSGGVAAIVDELPYIELFLSNRTDFIIVGQPFTKGGWGFAFQKDSPLAVDMSTAILKLAESGKLQEIHHKWFCKPECPAQRIHNPDPNQLHLRSFLELFILCGVFSLGALLLFLFRVARQYARYQKKQMETPTSSTTLSSNVHCSKVLHNFFDFIDEKEEAIKRYFNQHNNSQSQVS is encoded by the exons ATGATCTCTCAAATTGCTAATGGGCTTCATGTGCCCCTTGTCTCGTATGCTGCCACTGATCCAACTTTATCAGCCTTACAATTTCCTTACTTTCTACGAAGTACACATAGTGACTTTTATCAAATGGAGGCTGTGGCTGATTTtatcaacttttatggatggaAAGAGGTTATTGCCATCTTTATTGACAATGATTATGGAAGAAATGGGATATCTGTTTTAGGGGATGAGCTCACAGAGAAGATGGCTAAAATTTCTTATAAACTAGCCTTACCATCTCAATTTGATGTGAATTTTATTACTGACGTTCTTAACAATTCCAAGTATTTAGGTCCTCGTGTTTATGTTGTGCACATTAATCCTGACCCAATGTTGAGATTCTTCCACATAGCACAGCAGCTCAACATGATGACTAGTGAATATGTTTGGCTTGCAACTGATTGGCTTTCTTCCACTTTAGATTCACTATCAAAAGACAATCAAGATTTGTTCAGCATTCTTGAAGGTGTAATTGTGTTTCGGCCTCATACTCCTACAACCACCCTGAAGAAAGCCTTTGTGTCTCGGTGGAGGAAACTACAGCAAAGAGATACAGTACATTCAGGATTGAATGTGTATGGACTTTATGCATATGACACAGTATGGGCAGTTGCACATGCAATcgacaaaattttaaaacagcATATCaacatttcattttcttccagCGGCACATTACAAGATGCAAAGACAAATAGGATGCAGCTCGGGAAGTTTAAAGTTTTCAATGGTGGAGAACTTCTGCTCAAAATTTTGTCAGAAACAAACCTCACTGGCTTAACTGGCCAGATTCGATTTAATGCAGATAGGAACATTATCATAACTGGTTATGAGGTTGTCAACATTGTGCGAATGGTAACCCGCGTAGTCAGTTATTGGTCAAACCATACTGGTTTCTCTCTTTTGCCACCTGAATTCCGCAAGGAAAATCAGACCAGCTATTCCCATCCAGATCAAAAGATTGACAATGTTACATGGCCTGGTGGGATGACTAAAAAGCCACGTGGATGGGTGATTGCCAATGGCGGAAGGCCACTCAGAATTGGAATTCCCAAGAGGGCCAGTTTTACAGAGTTTGTAACTGAATTGGACAAAAGCCACAATGTTCAAGGTTATTGCATTAACCTGTTTGATGAGGCACGACAACTAGTTCCATATGATGTTCCTTCCACATTTGTGCCTTTTGGCAATGGTCTTTCCAATCCAAACTATGATGCTTTGGTGAAAATGGTGGCTGATGGT GTTTTTGATGCAGCTATTGGGGATATTGCTATTGTGACAAACAGAACGAGGAACGCTGATTTCACTCAGCCCTTTGCTGCTACTGGGCTTGTCATAGTTGTTCCTATTGACAATTCAAAGTCAACTCCTTGGGTCTTTGTCAAACCCTTTGCATTGAAACTTTGGGCTGTCATTGCAATCTCTTTTGTTGTAATAGCAGTTGTTATATGGATACTTGAGCATCGCGTCAATGATGAATTTCGTGGCCCTCCTAAACAACAGCTTAGAACAATGTTCCT GTTTAGCTTCTCAACTCTATTCAAGACAAATC AAGAAAAAACAATAAGCCCGCTGTCACGAATGGTGATGGTGGTCTGGCTCTTCCTCTTGATGGTTGTTACATCAAGTTACACAGCAAGCTTGACATCAATCCTTACAGTCCAGCAGCTTTCATCATCTACTATCACGGGAATTGACAGCTTGATTGCCAGTGATTGGCCTATTGGTTATCAAGTCGGATCATTTGCTTATAGCTATCTAAAGGACAATCTCAACATACGAAAATCAAGACTTGTGTCTCTAGGCTCCCCAGAAGAATATGAGAAAGCCCTCAGGCAAGGGCCAAAATCTGGAGGGGTGGCTGCTATAGTGGACGAGCTTCCGTACATTGAATTGTTTCTTTCCAACCGCACTGATTTTATAATTGTTGGACAGCCATTTACAAAGGGTGGTTGGGGCTTT GCTTTTCAGAAGGACTCCCCCCTTGCAGTGGACATGTCAACAGCAATCCTAAAGCTTGCAGAGAGTGGGAAACTCCAGGAGATCCATCACAAATGGTTCTGTAAGCCAGAATGTCCAGCACAGAGGATACACAACCCTGATCCTAATCAGCTGCATTTAAGAAGCTTTTTGGAACTGTTTATACTATGCGGTGTTTTCAGCCTTGGAGCCCTTTTACTGTTTCTATTCAGAGTTGCTAGGCAATATGCAAGGTACCAGAAGAAGCAGATGGAAACTCCTACTTCTTCAACCACACTCTCATCAAACGTACATTGTTCAAAGGTCCTTCACAACTTCTTTGACTTCATTGATGAGAAGGAAGAGGCAATCAAAAGATACTTCAATCAGCACAACAACTCTCAGTCTCAAGTGAGTTGA